A window from Pangasianodon hypophthalmus isolate fPanHyp1 chromosome 16, fPanHyp1.pri, whole genome shotgun sequence encodes these proteins:
- the LOC113530775 gene encoding uncharacterized protein LOC113530775, with the protein MDILALPYGKMLVLGAISAASAFVVTILIVLVCVGCHTKSKSKHSHASVGSQKRDMGVLHQSKLSSMSKSDTRLHEMHRLPCRANGAPKDRPASMDLLLLQSHRSVSDLHPLTSSCQLPRIPTGPESEEREHLYPDDEGLYERVGVWRAPPPAPVLNSIQSQAITENIQGAGGEVESRGLNEAGQADVMAEYACVRKVKKLDREMRQEGSEEENTSESSNSAVDRKIVEPFHIPSFPKGRVSMGNGEEYIWKPPEESNIHSLRDPALENGHSNASTTEIFETYSTICKPLKKEHLGSAQQISGQVGSGEKGSNGPVSWPSGEHCYEAVGEKTWPKVLDSDPAYATVNPMQKREMLCSSTLTPKKCCGPPQGPETAMTCENFYESIGDVKQGTNTTSTTTIFTFNDGMEMYVTGL; encoded by the exons ATGGATATTTTGGCCCTCCCTTATGGTAAAATGCTGGTTCTGGGGGCCATCTCTGCTGCCTCAGCCTTCGTTGTCACCATCCTCattgtgctggtgtgtgtggggtgtcaCAC gaaaagcaaaagtaaacacAGTCATGCCAGTGTGGGGAGTCAAAAGAGGGACATG ggTGTTCTTCATCAGTCCAAGCTGAGCTCCATGAGTAAATCTGACACAAGACTGCATGAGATGCACCGACTGCCCTGCCGTGCAAATG GTGCCCCTAAGGATCGGCCAGCCAGCATGGACCTACTGTTGCTGCAAAGTCACCGCTCAGTCTCTGACCTCCACCCTCTAACCTCTAGCTGCCAGCTGCCCCGCATCCCCACTGGCCCTGAGAGTGAGGAGCGTGAACATCTCTACCCAGATGACGAAGGACTATATGAAAGAGTTGGCGTGTGGAGAGCTCCTCCCCCAGCTCCAGTTCTGAATTCAATACAAAGCCAAGCAATTACTGAGAACATACaaggagcaggaggagaagtGGAGAGTAGAGGGCTGAATGAGGCAGGGCAAGCAGACGTGATGGCCGAGTATGCCTGTGTGAGGAAGGTGAAAAAGCTGGACAGAGAGATGAGGCAGGAAGGATCAGAGGAGGAAAATACATCAGAGTCATCCAACAGCGCTGTTGACAGAAAAATTGTGGAGCCTTTCCACATACCCAGCTTCCCCAAG GGGAGAGTGTCCATGGGTAATGGAGAGGAGTACATATGGAAGCCTCCGGAAGAAAGCAACATTCACTCGTTGAGGGATCCAGCACTGGAGAATGGCCACAGCAATGCCAGCACCACCGAG ATCTTTGAGACATACTCCACCATCTGTAAACCCCTGAAGAAAGAACATCTGGGGTCAGCACAGCAGATCAGTGGGCAAGTAGGCTCTGGAGAGAAGGGCTCTAATGGACCTGTATCATGGCCGTCAGGGGAGCACTGCTATGAGGCAGTGGGAGAGAAAACTTGGCCTAAGGTGCTAGATTCTGACCCGGCCTATGCCACTGTCAACCCCATGCAAAAGAGAGAAATGCTGTGCAGCAGCACATTAACGCCAAAGAAGTGTTGTGGGCCTCCGCAGGGACCAGAGACGGCCATGACCTGCGAGAACTTTTATGAGAGCATTGGGGACGTGAAGCAGGGTACcaacaccaccagcaccaccaccatcTTCACCTTTAATGATGGCATGGAGATGTACGTCACAGGGCTGTAG